The proteins below are encoded in one region of Hordeum vulgare subsp. vulgare chromosome 3H, MorexV3_pseudomolecules_assembly, whole genome shotgun sequence:
- the LOC123443074 gene encoding cell number regulator 8, with product MGAADEHHEEASPLLAPPADEKLPPAQDPAKGCADGVPVVMGEPVAAPAGDAPRDSWDSGILSCLGRNDDFCSSDLEVCLLGSVAPCVLYGSNVERLAAAPGTFANSCLPYTGLYMLGNSLFGWNCLAPWFSHPTRTAIRRRYNLEGSFEAFTRQCGCCRGLAEDEERREHLEVACDLATHYFCHPCALCQEGRELRRRVPHPGFYGRSVVVMMPPTEQTMGRAM from the exons ATGGGCGCCGCCGACGAGCACCACGAGGAGGCAAGCCCCCTCTTAGCCCCGCCCGCCGACGAGAAGCTCCCCCCGGCGCAGGATCCCGCCAAGGGCTGCGCCGACGGGGTCCCCGTCGTCATGGGCGAGCCGgtcgccgcccccgccggtgacGCGCCACGGGACAGCTGGGACTCGGGGATCCTCTCCTGCCTCGGCCGCAACGACGACTTCTGCAGCAGCGACCTCGAAGTCT GTCTTCTTGGAAGTGTAGCACCATGTGTGCTGTATGgcagcaatgttgagaggcttgcAGCAGCACCAGGGACTTTTGCAAACAGTTGCTTGCCTTACACTGGTCTCTATATGCTTGGGAACTCTCTCTTTGGGTGGAACTGCCTAGCCCCATGGTTCTCTCATCCCACTCGTACAGCTATTCGTCGAAGATACAATCTTGAG GGTAGCTTTGAGGCTTTCACTAGGCAATGTGGGTGCTGCCGCGGCCTCGCCGAGGACGAGGAGAGGCGTGAGCACCTGGAGGTCGCCTGCGACCTTGCGACCCACTACTTCTGCCACCCTTGCGCGCTCTGCCAGGAGGGTCGTGAGCTGCGCCGCAGGGTTCCCCACCCTGGCTTCTACGGGCGCTCTGTCGTCGTCATGATGCCACCTACGGAGCAGACTATGGGGCGTGCCATGTGA